One stretch of Candidatus Omnitrophota bacterium DNA includes these proteins:
- a CDS encoding energy transducer TonB, protein MQASLFKQVRHHLLVISGAVCLTLIFFLVLPFMQTISKPPATNLMVQEVNTANVPPPPPPPEEEPEEEPEPEEQPPELSEEAPPLDLNQLELALNPGFGDGWMAGDFAVKLKTVGAEDSSLDALFSLADLDQKPRVTYQPGPILDEKVRKKAPGTVYVVFVVSKSGRVENPIIQKSTDPVFEKPALVAVKQWRFEPGKRKGEAVRFRMRVPITFPKG, encoded by the coding sequence ATGCAGGCTTCGTTATTCAAGCAGGTCCGCCACCATTTATTGGTTATCTCCGGTGCGGTCTGTTTGACCTTGATTTTCTTTCTTGTGCTGCCGTTTATGCAGACCATCAGCAAGCCGCCGGCCACAAATCTGATGGTTCAAGAGGTGAACACTGCCAATGTGCCTCCGCCACCTCCGCCGCCGGAAGAGGAGCCGGAGGAGGAGCCGGAGCCGGAGGAGCAACCCCCGGAGCTGTCGGAGGAAGCCCCTCCTTTGGATCTCAATCAGCTGGAACTGGCTCTGAATCCAGGATTCGGGGACGGATGGATGGCCGGTGATTTCGCGGTAAAGCTTAAGACCGTAGGCGCTGAGGACAGCAGCCTGGATGCCCTTTTTTCGCTTGCCGACTTGGACCAGAAGCCCAGGGTGACGTATCAGCCGGGCCCGATACTGGATGAGAAGGTTCGAAAGAAGGCTCCCGGCACTGTCTATGTAGTGTTTGTGGTCAGTAAGTCCGGGCGCGTGGAGAACCCTATCATTCAGAAATCAACGGACCCTGTATTTGAGAAACCGGCATTAGTCGCTGTCAAGCAGTGGCGCTTTGAGCCGGGCAAGAGGAAGGGGGAGGCAGTGCGGTTCCGTATGCGTGTGCCCATCACCTTTCCGAAAGGATAG
- a CDS encoding tetratricopeptide repeat protein encodes MKQFLFLILVAIVLCDSAQTANAALESSERTRLSPWELQIWNSPAFQKQFTESYIAETDIEPLVTTSERDQMQEVLELISSDKLDEAARVLEKNRGEAVSAVYDFTLANLYFRQEKLEQSAEAYEVAVDKYPKFLRAWRNLGLIYVRQNEFEKALPALTRVVELGGGDALTYGLLGFAHSSVGNYLSAETAYRMAVLVDPETMDWKMGLARSLFKQESYSQAVALCAQLIAEDPDRADLWLLQANAYVGLGQALKAAENYEFVDRLGRSTKDSLNMLGDIYINQELYEMAVDSYIRAMQKDPGGSAERGIRAAKVLAARGALSETKQLVEKIEQLRGDQMDPAEKKDVLKLRARLAVAEGAGEEEARVLEQIVEIDPLDGEALILLGQHSGRAGEPEKAAFYFERAASIEGYEADAKVRHAQLLVRNGKYSEALPLLRRAQFLDPRDDVQEYLEQVERVSKAR; translated from the coding sequence ATGAAACAGTTTTTGTTCCTGATCTTGGTTGCTATTGTTTTGTGTGACTCCGCACAGACTGCAAATGCCGCTTTGGAGTCTTCAGAACGGACACGCTTGAGTCCGTGGGAACTGCAGATATGGAATAGTCCTGCCTTTCAAAAGCAGTTTACCGAGAGCTACATCGCGGAGACCGATATTGAACCACTTGTCACTACCTCGGAGCGCGACCAAATGCAGGAAGTCCTGGAGCTCATTTCTTCAGACAAATTGGATGAAGCTGCCCGGGTTTTAGAGAAGAACCGGGGCGAAGCAGTGAGTGCGGTGTATGACTTTACTCTAGCGAATCTCTATTTCCGGCAAGAGAAGCTCGAGCAGTCCGCCGAAGCCTATGAAGTGGCCGTGGACAAGTATCCGAAATTCCTGCGCGCTTGGCGCAACCTGGGTTTGATCTACGTGCGCCAGAACGAATTTGAGAAGGCTTTGCCGGCACTTACGCGTGTGGTCGAACTGGGTGGCGGCGATGCGCTCACCTATGGCCTTTTGGGTTTTGCGCATTCCTCCGTAGGGAATTACCTTTCTGCCGAGACGGCTTACCGGATGGCGGTTTTGGTGGATCCGGAAACGATGGACTGGAAGATGGGGTTGGCTCGCAGCCTGTTCAAGCAGGAGAGCTATTCGCAGGCTGTTGCTCTCTGTGCTCAGTTAATAGCGGAGGACCCCGATCGCGCGGATCTCTGGCTCTTGCAGGCCAATGCTTATGTTGGACTTGGTCAAGCTCTCAAAGCAGCCGAGAACTACGAGTTCGTGGACCGCTTAGGCAGATCCACCAAAGACAGCCTCAATATGCTCGGGGATATCTACATCAACCAAGAGCTTTACGAAATGGCTGTGGATTCTTACATCCGGGCCATGCAGAAGGACCCGGGCGGCAGCGCGGAACGCGGCATCCGGGCGGCTAAGGTGCTGGCTGCTCGTGGAGCCCTGAGTGAAACCAAACAGTTGGTTGAAAAAATTGAGCAACTTCGCGGGGATCAGATGGACCCCGCTGAAAAAAAAGATGTGCTGAAACTTCGTGCCCGTCTGGCTGTCGCAGAGGGTGCCGGTGAAGAGGAAGCCCGTGTTCTCGAGCAGATTGTCGAGATCGATCCTCTTGACGGGGAAGCCTTGATCTTGCTGGGGCAGCACAGCGGCCGCGCGGGGGAGCCTGAAAAGGCTGCTTTTTATTTTGAGCGGGCCGCCAGCATCGAGGGATATGAAGCGGATGCCAAAGTGCGGCACGCTCAGCTGTTGGTCCGAAACGGCAAATACAGCGAAGCCTTACCGCTACTGCGCAGGGCTCAGTTCCTTGATCCCCGGGATGATGTGCAGGAGTACCTTGAACAGGTTGAGCGAGTGTCCAAAGCCCGGTAG